A single window of Anaerocolumna chitinilytica DNA harbors:
- a CDS encoding SpoIIE family protein phosphatase, which yields MNVSIDAAYKSLNKVKEELCGDKVEMLKTSDSNILILADGMGSGVKANILATLTSKILGTMFLNGASIDDCIETIAKTLPVCQVRQVAYSTFSILQVFQDGQVYLAEFDNPSCIVIRKGKVLSLPFTERVLENKVIRECRFQAEQNDCFILMSDGVIHAGVGNLLNFGWNWNNVADYALLAAKETLSASRLANTLIKACDDLYLSLPGDDTTVAVLRVTAAKKIDLFTGPPRNPEDDRKLIREFIESQGKKIICGGTSANIASRILKHPLVTSLNYTDPSLPPIATMEGIDLVTEGVLTLSRALDLVKRYKDGPVDEQFFEELDKDNGGSMVARYIIEDCTVLNLYVGKAMNEAHQNPSLPFNLSIRLHLIEQLKEAISSLGKEVNIYYY from the coding sequence ATGAATGTAAGTATTGACGCAGCATATAAAAGTTTAAATAAGGTAAAAGAAGAGTTATGCGGTGATAAGGTGGAAATGCTAAAAACCAGCGATTCTAACATTTTGATTCTGGCAGACGGCATGGGAAGCGGTGTTAAGGCTAATATCCTGGCCACTCTCACTTCCAAAATCTTAGGGACCATGTTTCTAAATGGTGCCTCCATCGATGATTGTATTGAAACCATCGCCAAAACACTTCCGGTCTGTCAGGTAAGGCAGGTAGCCTATTCCACCTTTAGCATACTACAGGTATTTCAGGACGGGCAGGTATATTTGGCTGAATTCGATAATCCTTCCTGCATCGTAATACGTAAGGGCAAGGTTCTTTCTCTTCCCTTTACGGAACGTGTTCTGGAAAATAAAGTTATAAGAGAATGCCGTTTTCAGGCAGAGCAAAATGATTGTTTTATTCTGATGAGCGATGGTGTAATCCACGCCGGCGTGGGAAACCTATTAAATTTCGGCTGGAACTGGAACAATGTTGCAGATTATGCTCTCTTAGCAGCAAAAGAAACCCTTTCCGCCTCAAGGCTTGCCAACACACTGATCAAAGCCTGCGATGACCTGTATCTTAGCCTGCCGGGAGATGATACGACCGTAGCGGTTCTACGGGTTACCGCCGCCAAGAAAATTGACTTATTCACCGGTCCTCCCCGGAATCCGGAAGACGACCGGAAACTAATACGGGAGTTTATTGAAAGTCAGGGAAAGAAAATTATATGCGGTGGCACCAGCGCAAATATTGCTTCCCGTATTTTAAAACATCCTCTTGTCACTTCATTAAATTATACAGACCCTTCTCTTCCTCCTATTGCGACCATGGAAGGAATCGATCTTGTTACGGAAGGTGTACTGACCTTATCACGAGCCCTGGATTTAGTAAAGCGCTACAAAGATGGCCCTGTGGATGAACAATTTTTTGAAGAACTAGACAAGGACAATGGAGGCTCCATGGTGGCCCGTTACATCATTGAGGATTGTACCGTTTTAAATCTCTATGTAGGAAAAGCAATGAATGAAGCACACCAGAATCCTTCCCTTCCCTTTAACCTAAGCATCCGTCTCCACCTGATTGAGCAGCTGAAAGAAGCGATCAGCTCTCTCGGGAAGGAAGTTAACATATACTATTATTAA
- a CDS encoding DRTGG domain-containing protein — protein sequence MTVKELLDQNLFQLINKGDNAEQVITTPYCCDLLSVAMGKAPSGAVWVTVMANVNTLAVAALAEVACIILAEGVLADEQTLKKAKEQGITVLSAGEPVFETALKVHQLLNA from the coding sequence ATGACAGTAAAAGAGCTTCTTGATCAGAATCTGTTTCAATTGATAAATAAGGGAGATAATGCAGAGCAGGTTATTACGACACCTTATTGCTGTGATTTGTTAAGTGTTGCTATGGGTAAGGCGCCAAGCGGAGCGGTCTGGGTAACCGTCATGGCAAATGTGAATACGCTGGCAGTTGCCGCATTGGCGGAGGTTGCCTGTATCATTCTGGCAGAAGGGGTACTGGCAGATGAACAGACCTTAAAGAAAGCAAAGGAACAGGGAATTACGGTACTTTCAGCTGGTGAACCGGTATTTGAAACCGCCCTGAAGGTACATCAGCTGCTAAATGCTTAA
- a CDS encoding aromatic acid exporter family protein: MNWPNPKNLIKKLNYIQLIKIAAGSCLAILLADRLGLHYSASAGIITLLSIQNTKKETLLITGKRFLSFLLSVVIALLIFRLLGYHAFSFGIFLLFFVGACYLLKLEDGIAMNAVLTTHFLIEKSVNLYWIKNELELLVIGAGIGVLLNLYIPRNTGAIKRDQLSIEEDMKVILSHLSITLFHHGKETLSPEEFLSLDTHLEEALSRAYENMNNTLLSDTRYYIQYMQMRKNQTTILKRISSNINSIETFPVQAQKISEFIGHIAETFHEYNNAIGLLIRLQEIKLEFKTDPLPNSREEFENRAILFQILNELETFLLLKKEFALSLTDSQLRKYWNEQ; this comes from the coding sequence ATGAATTGGCCAAACCCTAAAAATCTGATTAAGAAACTAAACTATATTCAGCTGATAAAGATAGCCGCCGGCAGCTGCCTTGCTATTCTTCTGGCAGACAGGCTGGGGCTTCATTACAGTGCCTCTGCCGGAATAATCACTCTTCTAAGTATCCAGAACACCAAGAAAGAAACGCTGCTTATTACAGGAAAGCGTTTTCTTTCTTTTCTCTTATCCGTTGTAATTGCACTTCTTATCTTTCGTTTACTGGGCTACCATGCATTTTCCTTTGGAATTTTTCTTTTGTTCTTTGTAGGCGCATGTTATCTTCTAAAGCTGGAAGATGGGATTGCTATGAATGCCGTTTTAACCACTCATTTTCTGATTGAGAAGTCCGTAAACCTTTACTGGATTAAAAATGAACTGGAGCTGTTAGTCATTGGTGCCGGAATCGGCGTTCTTCTCAATCTCTATATTCCTCGTAACACCGGTGCAATCAAGCGGGATCAGCTATCAATTGAAGAAGATATGAAGGTTATTCTAAGCCATCTATCTATTACCCTCTTTCATCATGGGAAGGAAACCCTTTCACCAGAAGAATTTCTATCCTTAGATACTCACTTAGAGGAAGCACTCTCCAGAGCTTATGAGAACATGAATAATACTTTGCTGTCAGACACCAGGTATTATATTCAATACATGCAGATGAGAAAGAATCAGACTACCATTCTAAAGAGAATCAGTTCCAACATTAATTCTATTGAAACCTTTCCCGTTCAGGCACAAAAAATTTCAGAATTCATAGGTCATATAGCAGAAACTTTTCACGAGTATAATAACGCCATTGGTCTATTAATACGGTTGCAAGAAATAAAGCTGGAATTCAAGACCGACCCTCTTCCAAATAGCCGCGAAGAGTTTGAAAACCGGGCAATCCTATTCCAGATATTGAATGAACTGGAAACTTTTTTATTGCTAAAGAAAGAATTTGCTCTGTCTTTGACAGATTCACAGCTTCGAAAATACTGGAATGAACAGTAA
- a CDS encoding (2Fe-2S) ferredoxin domain-containing protein, whose product MVVTICIGSSCHLKGSREIVHTLETLIKEYKVEDQVQLTGSFCMGECVKGVCVKVDDKSYSLNPDNTREFFMQEVLECLPRED is encoded by the coding sequence ATGGTAGTTACAATATGTATCGGTAGTTCCTGTCACTTAAAGGGTTCAAGAGAAATTGTACATACACTGGAAACTCTTATTAAAGAATATAAAGTCGAGGATCAGGTACAGCTTACCGGCTCCTTTTGCATGGGAGAATGTGTGAAAGGTGTCTGTGTAAAAGTGGATGATAAATCCTATTCCTTAAATCCGGATAATACCAGGGAGTTCTTTATGCAGGAGGTTTTAGAGTGCCTTCCTAGGGAGGACTAA
- a CDS encoding PHP domain-containing protein, whose amino-acid sequence MLNLSYDLHIHSCLSPCGDNDMTPGNIAGMAAVKELDVIALTDHNTCKNCPPFLEQAEKYGILAIPGMELCTREEVHVLCLFEELAAAMEFDDYVYGHLMKIKNKEAIFGEQLLVNETDEVYAKEEYLLINAADIGFDEVADLVKRFRGIMIPAHIDKSSTSLLSNLGFIPPDASFTCAEVKEEKETKSLKALHPYLEHCRIIYDSDAHYLEHISEPVHFLPVKERSRGEVLKALTSL is encoded by the coding sequence ATGCTTAATCTTTCCTATGACCTTCATATTCATTCCTGCCTGTCCCCCTGCGGAGATAATGACATGACCCCGGGTAACATTGCCGGTATGGCAGCGGTAAAGGAGCTTGATGTGATAGCGCTTACCGACCATAATACCTGTAAGAATTGCCCGCCATTTCTAGAACAGGCAGAAAAATACGGTATTCTTGCAATACCAGGGATGGAGCTGTGCACCAGAGAAGAGGTGCATGTTCTGTGCCTTTTTGAAGAATTAGCGGCTGCTATGGAATTCGATGACTATGTTTATGGGCATCTGATGAAGATAAAGAATAAAGAAGCAATCTTTGGAGAGCAGCTGCTTGTAAACGAAACGGATGAAGTGTATGCAAAAGAAGAATATCTGCTGATAAATGCAGCAGATATCGGATTTGATGAAGTAGCGGATCTGGTGAAGCGCTTTCGGGGAATTATGATTCCCGCACATATTGATAAGAGTTCTACCAGTCTTCTGTCCAATCTTGGCTTTATCCCGCCGGATGCCTCCTTTACCTGTGCGGAAGTAAAGGAGGAGAAAGAGACAAAAAGCTTAAAAGCATTGCATCCCTATCTTGAGCACTGCAGGATTATCTATGATTCGGATGCCCATTATTTGGAGCATATAAGTGAACCTGTGCATTTTCTGCCTGTTAAGGAAAGAAGCAGAGGTGAGGTACTAAAAGCTCTGACGTCCCTTTAA
- a CDS encoding ATP-binding protein, which yields MSQHIELNYHVSADDFTRAGEASSDVKSKLKQMGVSPDVVRKVAIAMYEGEINMVIHAHGGGIKVTISPEEIKMVLKDKGPGIPDIDLAMQAGYSTAPDKVRSLGFGAGMGLPNMKKYSDEMDIETELGIGTTVTMSVKLH from the coding sequence TTGAGTCAGCATATTGAACTGAACTATCATGTATCAGCAGATGATTTTACGAGAGCCGGAGAGGCCTCCAGTGATGTGAAATCCAAGTTAAAGCAGATGGGAGTCAGTCCGGATGTGGTGAGAAAGGTTGCCATTGCCATGTACGAAGGCGAGATTAATATGGTAATCCATGCTCACGGCGGGGGAATCAAGGTTACCATATCTCCGGAAGAGATAAAGATGGTATTAAAGGATAAGGGACCTGGTATTCCGGATATTGACTTAGCGATGCAGGCCGGTTATTCCACCGCACCGGATAAAGTAAGATCCCTAGGGTTTGGAGCAGGTATGGGGCTGCCCAACATGAAGAAATATTCGGACGAAATGGATATAGAGACAGAACTTGGTATTGGGACTACTGTAACCATGTCAGTCAAGTTGCATTAG
- a CDS encoding [Fe-Fe] hydrogenase large subunit C-terminal domain-containing protein produces the protein MNVISFKEAKCRNCYKCVRTCEVKAITVNHEQAQIMNDKCILCGHCLEACPQNAKYFVSDLQKVKGYIKDGYETIVSLAPSYLGVLKFKTPGQVVSALLKLGFTSVRETAEGAAFVTAEYNKLMAEGKMENIITTCCPSVNDLIEIYYPSLTKYMAPVDSPMIAHGKLIRQTINPKAKIVFLGPCIAKKREAESDARTSGFIDAVINFTELEEWLAEEDIQINTLPDSPFDNPDPKVNRLYPISSGVLSAVVTTLNECVPYRKFYVHGIRNCIELFESMERNEVSGSFIEADICSGGCIKGSAINRELISRFKVKLDMEEAIPKVPQKEESFFERGKDISFQRSFFDRSPKDPMPSEEEITAILQKIGKVTIGDELNCGACGYRSCREKAIAVFQGKAELTMCIPYMHEKAQSMANVVLDTTPNILIIADSDMRIAEFNTAAEKYFHLSRAKALDMYLYELLDSTDFEEVINTKNSVFGKKVTLKDPGITVLQNIVYIPKLKGVLGVLQDISAEEEKNQLAYKVKMDTIEMAQKVIDKQMMVAQQIAGLLGETTAETKVTLTKLRDTILYDGQDAPDKSRSGR, from the coding sequence ATGAATGTCATTAGTTTTAAAGAAGCGAAATGCAGAAATTGCTATAAATGTGTCAGAACCTGTGAAGTAAAAGCTATCACAGTAAACCACGAACAGGCCCAGATTATGAATGACAAATGCATTTTGTGCGGTCACTGTCTGGAAGCCTGTCCCCAGAATGCCAAGTACTTTGTCAGTGACCTGCAAAAGGTCAAGGGTTATATAAAAGACGGTTATGAAACCATCGTCTCTCTCGCACCCTCTTACCTTGGTGTTCTAAAATTCAAAACTCCAGGGCAGGTTGTTTCCGCCCTGTTAAAGCTTGGCTTTACCTCCGTACGGGAAACTGCCGAAGGTGCTGCTTTTGTAACGGCAGAATATAATAAGCTGATGGCAGAAGGTAAGATGGAGAATATTATTACTACCTGCTGTCCCAGTGTTAATGATTTAATCGAAATATATTACCCTTCCCTTACGAAATATATGGCTCCGGTAGATTCTCCCATGATAGCCCACGGTAAATTAATCCGTCAAACCATTAATCCAAAGGCGAAAATCGTCTTCCTGGGTCCCTGTATAGCTAAAAAAAGAGAGGCCGAAAGCGATGCCAGAACCAGTGGGTTTATTGATGCTGTCATTAATTTTACCGAACTTGAGGAGTGGCTGGCAGAAGAAGATATACAGATAAATACTCTGCCGGATTCTCCTTTTGATAATCCGGACCCTAAGGTAAACCGCCTCTATCCTATCAGCAGTGGTGTGCTTTCGGCCGTTGTTACAACCTTGAATGAGTGTGTTCCATACCGCAAGTTCTATGTCCACGGCATCCGAAACTGTATCGAACTATTCGAAAGCATGGAACGAAACGAAGTAAGCGGCAGCTTTATCGAGGCAGATATCTGCAGCGGCGGCTGTATTAAAGGTTCTGCAATAAACCGAGAGCTTATATCCCGTTTTAAAGTAAAACTTGATATGGAAGAAGCTATCCCTAAGGTTCCCCAAAAGGAAGAGAGCTTTTTTGAACGTGGAAAAGATATCTCCTTTCAACGGTCCTTTTTTGACCGTTCTCCCAAAGACCCCATGCCTTCCGAGGAAGAAATTACTGCTATCCTTCAGAAGATTGGAAAGGTTACCATAGGAGATGAATTAAATTGCGGTGCCTGCGGTTATCGAAGCTGCAGAGAAAAAGCCATTGCCGTATTTCAGGGTAAAGCAGAGCTTACCATGTGTATTCCCTATATGCACGAAAAGGCTCAGTCAATGGCCAATGTCGTCTTAGATACCACTCCCAATATCCTCATTATCGCAGATTCCGATATGCGGATTGCCGAGTTTAATACTGCAGCAGAAAAGTATTTTCATCTCTCCCGTGCAAAAGCTCTGGATATGTATTTATATGAATTGCTGGATTCTACTGATTTTGAAGAAGTAATCAATACAAAGAACTCCGTTTTTGGTAAGAAGGTTACCTTAAAAGACCCCGGTATTACCGTACTCCAGAACATTGTATACATTCCGAAGTTAAAAGGTGTTCTTGGTGTTTTGCAGGACATCTCAGCAGAAGAGGAAAAGAATCAGTTAGCTTATAAGGTAAAGATGGATACCATCGAAATGGCTCAGAAGGTTATCGACAAACAGATGATGGTCGCCCAACAAATAGCAGGACTGTTAGGAGAAACTACCGCAGAAACAAAGGTTACTCTGACAAAGCTTCGTGACACCATCCTCTATGACGGTCAGGATGCTCCGGATAAAAGTCGTTCCGGCAGATAA
- a CDS encoding QueT transporter family protein, with the protein MKNKTLFITQAALIAAIYVVLVFVFKPISFSNIQIRIAEALTILPFFTPAAIPGLAIGCLLGNFLGGADMLDIIFGTLATLLGATGSYLLRRNKFLVPLPPILSNTVIIPWVLRYAYGLTLPIPLMMATVGIGEVLSCGVLGIFLLLVLNQYKDVIFPKRFVFNKKNRY; encoded by the coding sequence ATGAAAAACAAAACACTCTTTATCACACAGGCTGCGCTTATCGCTGCCATCTATGTGGTATTGGTCTTTGTGTTTAAGCCTATCAGCTTTTCCAATATTCAGATACGAATTGCGGAAGCATTGACCATACTGCCCTTTTTTACACCTGCTGCTATTCCGGGACTTGCCATTGGCTGCCTATTAGGTAATTTCTTAGGCGGTGCCGATATGCTGGACATTATCTTTGGTACACTGGCGACGTTACTTGGTGCTACAGGTTCCTATCTGTTACGGCGTAATAAGTTTCTTGTTCCTCTGCCCCCCATTTTATCCAATACCGTAATTATCCCTTGGGTATTACGCTATGCATATGGGCTTACTCTTCCGATTCCTCTCATGATGGCGACAGTGGGTATCGGTGAAGTATTATCCTGTGGGGTATTGGGAATTTTCCTGTTACTTGTCTTAAATCAATACAAAGATGTTATATTCCCGAAGAGGTTTGTCTTTAACAAAAAGAACCGGTATTGA
- the asnS gene encoding asparagine--tRNA ligase: MELITIRELYREKEKFIGKEITVGGWVRSIRDSKAFGFIVLHDGTYFETLQIVYHDTMENFAEVSKLNVGSALIIKGELVATPDAKQPFEIQAVSIEIEGASQADYPLQKKRHSLEFLRTISHLRPRTNTFQAVFRVRSLIAYAIHKYFQDRDFVYVHTPLITGSDAEGAGEMFQVTTLDLEKIPFTPEGKVDFKEDFFGKATNLTVSGQLNGETYAMAFRNIYTFGPTFRAENSNTTRHAAEFWMIEPEIAFADLKDDMALAEGMIKFVIRYVLENAPEEMKFFNEFVDKGLLERLTHVMNSDFGHVTYTEAIELLEKNNDKFEYKVSWGSDLQTEHERYLTEEIYKKPVFVTDYPKDIKAFYMKLNEDNKTVAAMDLLVPGIGEIIGGSQREDDYDKLTARMDELGLKKEDYDFYLDLRRYGSARHAGFGLGFERCVMYLTGMGNIRDVVPFPRTVNNCEL; the protein is encoded by the coding sequence ATGGAACTAATAACAATCCGGGAGCTGTACCGGGAAAAAGAGAAATTTATCGGAAAGGAAATCACAGTAGGCGGCTGGGTAAGAAGTATCAGAGACTCCAAGGCATTTGGATTTATTGTACTTCATGACGGAACCTATTTTGAGACCCTTCAGATTGTATATCATGATACGATGGAGAACTTTGCCGAAGTATCCAAGTTGAATGTCGGTTCTGCCCTTATTATAAAAGGAGAATTGGTAGCAACACCGGATGCAAAGCAGCCTTTTGAAATTCAGGCAGTTTCTATAGAAATAGAAGGAGCCTCTCAGGCTGATTATCCTCTTCAGAAGAAGAGACATAGTCTGGAATTCCTTCGTACCATCTCTCACTTAAGACCCAGAACAAATACCTTCCAGGCTGTATTTCGTGTTCGTTCCCTGATAGCTTACGCTATTCACAAGTATTTTCAGGACAGGGATTTTGTTTATGTTCATACACCTCTAATAACCGGTAGTGATGCAGAAGGTGCCGGTGAGATGTTCCAGGTTACAACACTGGATTTAGAGAAGATACCTTTTACTCCTGAGGGCAAAGTGGATTTTAAGGAAGACTTCTTTGGCAAGGCAACAAATCTTACGGTAAGTGGACAGTTAAATGGTGAGACTTATGCGATGGCTTTTCGTAATATCTATACCTTCGGACCTACTTTCCGTGCAGAGAATTCTAATACCACCCGCCATGCCGCAGAGTTCTGGATGATTGAGCCGGAGATTGCCTTTGCAGACTTAAAGGATGATATGGCTTTAGCAGAAGGTATGATTAAGTTCGTAATCCGCTATGTACTGGAGAATGCACCCGAGGAAATGAAATTCTTCAACGAATTCGTAGACAAAGGCCTTCTTGAGAGATTGACCCATGTTATGAATTCTGACTTTGGACATGTTACTTATACGGAAGCAATTGAACTTCTGGAAAAGAACAACGACAAATTCGAATACAAAGTAAGCTGGGGCAGTGACCTTCAGACAGAGCATGAGCGTTATTTAACAGAAGAAATCTATAAAAAGCCCGTATTCGTAACGGATTACCCGAAGGATATCAAAGCTTTCTATATGAAGTTAAACGAGGACAACAAGACGGTAGCAGCGATGGACTTACTAGTTCCAGGCATTGGTGAAATCATTGGAGGAAGCCAGAGAGAGGACGATTATGACAAGCTGACTGCCAGAATGGACGAGCTTGGTCTTAAGAAAGAAGATTATGACTTCTATCTGGATTTAAGAAGATACGGCTCTGCAAGACATGCAGGCTTCGGACTTGGCTTCGAGCGTTGTGTAATGTACCTTACCGGTATGGGCAATATCAGGGATGTGGTGCCATTCCCTCGTACAGTTAATAACTGTGAGCTGTAA
- a CDS encoding [Fe-Fe] hydrogenase large subunit C-terminal domain-containing protein, which yields MDKFFTAVRLQEELCKGCINCIKRCPTEAIRVRKGKAVITKEFCIDCGECIRICPHHAKLAVYDSISILNNYEYTVALPAPALYGQFNNLEDVNIVLTALKKFGFDDVYEVSGAAEVVSALSRKYIEEHEEDLPLISTACPSVVRLIRVRFPNLIEHLLPIKAPVDLAASLAREKAMKDTGLPADKIGIIFISPCPAKVSAVKDPLGYEKSDVDGVLAIKDIYPRLLSLMKEVEEKEEIEDLTISGKIGISWGGTGGEAGGLLTDNYLAADGIENVIKVLEDLEDQKFSSLEFIELNACNGGCVGGVLTVENPFVAKVKLKRLRKYMPVACNHLTKVEVKNWQWTEGVTYEPVFKLGLDMEESIAMLAKVEELHDKFPGLDCGSCGAPTCKALAEDVVRGVASEQDCIHILRQFIHKISGEISKLDN from the coding sequence ATGGATAAGTTTTTTACTGCCGTTCGCCTGCAGGAAGAATTGTGTAAAGGGTGCATAAACTGTATTAAGAGATGCCCTACCGAGGCTATCAGGGTTCGGAAAGGAAAAGCTGTCATTACGAAAGAGTTCTGTATTGACTGCGGGGAGTGCATACGCATCTGCCCCCATCATGCAAAACTGGCGGTATATGACTCAATCAGCATATTAAACAACTATGAATATACAGTTGCACTTCCGGCACCGGCTCTTTACGGGCAGTTTAATAACCTGGAAGATGTCAACATTGTACTAACGGCTTTGAAGAAATTTGGCTTTGATGATGTTTACGAGGTCAGCGGAGCAGCAGAGGTAGTCTCTGCATTATCGAGAAAATATATAGAAGAACATGAGGAAGATCTGCCGCTTATCAGTACGGCTTGTCCCTCTGTGGTGCGTCTGATCAGAGTTCGCTTTCCGAATCTCATTGAGCATCTTCTTCCTATTAAAGCACCTGTTGATCTGGCTGCTTCTCTGGCAAGAGAAAAAGCTATGAAGGATACAGGGCTTCCGGCGGATAAGATCGGAATAATCTTTATCTCACCCTGCCCTGCCAAGGTAAGTGCCGTAAAAGATCCTCTCGGATATGAAAAGAGTGATGTGGACGGTGTACTTGCTATCAAGGATATCTATCCCAGACTGTTAAGTCTGATGAAAGAAGTGGAAGAGAAGGAAGAGATTGAGGATCTTACCATATCCGGTAAAATTGGTATCAGCTGGGGAGGTACCGGCGGAGAAGCAGGAGGACTGTTAACGGATAATTATCTTGCCGCCGATGGAATCGAGAATGTAATCAAGGTATTGGAAGATTTGGAAGACCAGAAATTTTCCTCCCTGGAATTTATTGAACTGAATGCCTGTAACGGCGGCTGCGTGGGAGGAGTTCTTACCGTAGAGAATCCCTTTGTAGCAAAGGTTAAGTTAAAAAGGCTTCGTAAATACATGCCTGTTGCCTGTAACCATCTGACAAAAGTGGAAGTGAAGAATTGGCAATGGACAGAAGGGGTTACCTATGAACCGGTATTTAAGCTGGGTCTGGATATGGAAGAGAGTATTGCCATGTTAGCGAAGGTGGAAGAACTTCATGATAAGTTCCCCGGGTTAGACTGTGGTTCCTGCGGGGCACCGACCTGCAAGGCTCTGGCGGAGGATGTAGTAAGAGGAGTTGCTAGTGAACAGGATTGTATTCACATCTTACGGCAATTCATTCATAAAATATCCGGAGAGATCAGTAAACTGGATAATTAA
- a CDS encoding 4Fe-4S dicluster domain-containing protein: protein MFGNDTNIDAIKQEVLYQVAKLAFQGELDEKKEALPFELIPGPQANFRCCIYKEREIIRQRIRLAEGKSPSAGKDNKNIVQVINSACEGCPITRFVVTENCQKCVGKRCQAACNFDAITMLHDRAYIDPGKCKECSKCSQACPYNAIADLMRPCKKSCPVDAITMDENNIVVINEERCIDCGSCIKNCPFGAISDRSFITDVIDLLLNSPRPVYAMLAPAWEGQFGADISFASISEGIKHLGFAGVYEVALGADFVAASESEEWAEAFQEGKKMTTSCCPAFVKMIRRHFPQVLENMSTTISPMTATAKLIKALYPEAVCVFIGPCIAKKGEVLDTIALEGADYALTLDELTAMLHAKEVELTPAPADIQQGSIYGKKFCVSGGVTASVLQSLKEREENAAITVKQCNGAVECKKALMLLKAGKLPEDFLEGMACEGGCQNGPGSVLTGRTASVNRDKLFGKADSRGIHENMDSYKELEFSMHRRV from the coding sequence ATGTTTGGAAACGATACCAATATTGACGCAATAAAACAAGAAGTCCTTTATCAGGTAGCAAAGCTGGCCTTTCAGGGCGAATTGGACGAGAAAAAGGAGGCCCTTCCTTTTGAATTGATTCCCGGTCCTCAGGCGAACTTTCGCTGCTGTATCTATAAAGAAAGAGAAATCATCCGTCAAAGAATACGTTTAGCAGAAGGGAAGTCTCCCTCCGCCGGAAAAGATAACAAAAACATTGTTCAGGTCATTAACTCTGCTTGTGAAGGCTGCCCCATTACCCGTTTTGTCGTTACGGAAAACTGCCAGAAATGTGTCGGAAAGCGCTGCCAGGCTGCCTGTAACTTCGACGCCATCACCATGCTGCATGACCGAGCTTACATAGACCCGGGTAAATGCAAAGAATGTTCAAAATGTTCTCAGGCCTGCCCTTATAATGCTATCGCCGATCTGATGCGTCCCTGTAAGAAAAGCTGCCCGGTTGATGCCATTACCATGGACGAGAATAATATAGTAGTAATTAATGAAGAACGCTGCATCGACTGTGGTTCTTGCATTAAGAACTGTCCTTTCGGAGCTATTTCCGACCGTTCCTTTATCACTGATGTCATTGACCTGCTACTGAATTCTCCCCGCCCGGTCTATGCCATGTTAGCGCCTGCCTGGGAGGGACAATTCGGGGCTGATATTTCCTTTGCTTCCATATCAGAAGGAATAAAACATTTAGGATTTGCCGGTGTATACGAAGTAGCACTTGGTGCTGACTTTGTGGCTGCCAGTGAAAGCGAAGAATGGGCGGAGGCTTTTCAGGAAGGAAAGAAAATGACTACCTCCTGCTGCCCTGCCTTTGTAAAGATGATCCGCAGGCATTTTCCCCAGGTCCTTGAGAATATGTCAACCACCATATCACCTATGACTGCTACTGCCAAACTGATAAAAGCACTCTATCCGGAAGCTGTCTGTGTGTTTATCGGTCCCTGTATTGCAAAAAAGGGTGAAGTTCTTGATACCATTGCTCTGGAAGGCGCTGATTATGCCCTTACTCTGGATGAGCTCACTGCCATGCTTCATGCGAAAGAGGTGGAACTAACACCTGCTCCTGCCGATATCCAGCAGGGAAGTATCTATGGAAAGAAGTTTTGTGTATCCGGCGGCGTAACCGCTTCTGTTCTTCAATCCTTAAAGGAAAGAGAAGAAAATGCAGCTATTACGGTGAAACAATGTAATGGTGCCGTAGAATGCAAGAAAGCTCTCATGCTTTTAAAGGCAGGAAAGCTTCCGGAAGATTTCTTAGAAGGTATGGCATGTGAGGGCGGCTGCCAGAACGGACCGGGCAGTGTCTTAACCGGCAGAACTGCTTCCGTCAACCGGGATAAACTCTTTGGGAAAGCCGACAGCCGTGGTATTCATGAGAACATGGACTCTTATAAAGAACTGGAATTTTCCATGCACCGCAGGGTTTAA